In a single window of the Cucumis melo cultivar AY chromosome 11, USDA_Cmelo_AY_1.0, whole genome shotgun sequence genome:
- the LOC103490431 gene encoding ankyrin repeat domain-containing protein 2B, translated as MASTTKDVAADGKTASSETQSAKSETSKNETSKSETSSAEQQPDKPKPTSAAPHEGEFPPNPFDFSAMTGLLNDPSIQELASQIAKDPAFNQMASQLQKTFQGASAQQGIPQFDTQQYYSTMQQVMQNPQFMTMAERLGNALMQDPSMSSMLETFANPSNKEQLEERMAQIKEDPSLKPILDEIETGGPAAMMRYWNDRDVLKKLGEAMGFAVYGDAANAESSAADDSEEVGNDDESVVHQTASVGDAEGLKNALAAGANKDEEDSEGRTALHFACGYGEAKCAQILLEAGVKVDALDKNKNTALHYAAGYGRKECVALLLENGAAVTLQNLDGKTPIDVAKLNNQHEVLKLLEKDVFL; from the exons ATGGCTTCCACGACCAAGGATGTTGCTGCCG ATGGGAAGACAGCTTCGTCAGAGACCCAAAGCGCGAAAAGTGAAACATCCAAGAATGAAACATCTAAAAGTGAAACATCCTCTGCAGAGCAGCAGCCAGATAAACCAAAACCTACCTCTGCTGCACCTCATGAGGGAGAATTTCCCCCAAATCCTTTTGATTTCTCAGCAATGACCGGTTTGCTTAAT GATCCCAGCATTCAAGAATTAGCTTCTCAAATAGCAAAAGATCCTGCATTTAATCAGATGGCATCGCAACTTCAGAAGACTTTTCAAGGTGCTTCTGCACAGCAGGGTATTCCTCAGTTTGATACACAACAATATTACTCTACCATGCAGCAGGTCATGCAGAATCCCCAATTCATGACAATGGCCGAGCGCCTTGGCAATGCTTTAATGCAG GATCCATCCATGTCTAGCATGTTGGAAACTTTTGCAAATCCATCAAATAAAGAGCAGCTTGAGGAACGTATGGCACAAATCAAGGAAGATCCTAGTTTGAAGCCAATTTTAGATGAAATAGAGACTGGTGGTCCAGCTGCCATGATGAG GTATTGGAATGACAGAGATGTCTTGAAAAAATTAGGGGAAGCAATGGGTTTTGCAGTTTATGGAGACGCTGCCAATGCCGAAAGTTCTGCTGCAGATGATTCAGAAGAAGTGGGGAACGATGATGAATCTGTAGTTCATCAAACTGCCAGTGTTGGTGATGCTGAG GGCTTAAAAAATGCACTAGCAGCTGGTGCGAACAAGGATGAAGAAGATTCGGAGGGAAGGACTGCATTGCATTTTGCATGCGGGTATGGTGAG GCTAAGTGCGCTCAGATCCTTCTTGAAGCTGGAGTGAAGGTGGATGCACTGGATAAGAATAAGAATACTGCACTTCATTATGCAGCTGGTTATGGCAGAAAGGAGTGTGTTGCACTATTGCTTGAGAATGGCGCCGCAGT CACTCTCCAAAACTTGGATGGAAAGACTCCCATCGATGTTGCCAAGCTAAACAACCAACATGAGGTGCTAAAATTGCTCGAGAAGGATGTTTTTCTGTAA
- the LOC103490433 gene encoding UDP-rhamnose/UDP-galactose transporter 3-like isoform X1 — MNLGAISLNKDKSPKKNKIFDLDLKKKKKPKLMEDRKSSSSVSDVGAWSMNIFSSVGIIMANKQLMSQTGFAFSFATTLTGFHFSVTALIGWISNATGYSESKSVPFWELLWFSIIANTSIAAMNFSLMLNSVGFYQISKLSMIPVVCVLEWILHGKQYSREVKMAVAVVVVGVGVCTVTDVKVNAKGFLCALVAILCTSLQQISIGSLQKKYSIGSFELLSKTAPIQALSLLTVGPFVDYCLTSKSLLKYNYTFGAFCFILLSCSLAVFCNISQYLCIGRFSAVSFQVLGHMKTVCVLMLGWLLFDSEMTLKNISGMVLAIVGMVVYSWAVENEKKGNVKAIPQIKSQLSDEELMLMKEGMDDSSLRDEELGQVSK; from the exons ATGAATTTGGGAGCAATATCTTTGAACAAAGACAAATCCCctaaaaaaaacaagatttttgatcttgatttgaagaagaagaagaagccaaAGTTGATGGAGGATAGAAAATCGTCATCCTCTGTATCAGATGTTGGAGCTTGGAGTATGAATATTTTCAGCTCTGTGGGCATTATTATGGCTAATAAGCAACTCATGTCTCAAACTGGCTTTGCATTTTCCTTTG CTACAACTTTAACTGGATTTCACTTTTCTGTCACTGCATTAATTGGTTGGATTTCAAATGCCACTGGCTATTCTGAATCAAAGTCTGTTCCCTTTTGGGAGCTTCTTTGGTTCTCCATTATCGCCAACACCTCGATAGCAGCCATGAACTTCAGCCTCATGTTAAACTCTGTTGGATTTTATCAG ATATCAAAACTAAGCATGATTCCAGTGGTTTGTGTACTAGAGTGGATTCTTCATGGAAAACAATACTCAAGGGAAGTGAAGATGGCTGTTGCCGTGGTCGTTGTCGGTGTTGGAGTCTGTACTGTAACTGATGTCAAAGTTAATGCCAAAGGCTTTCTTTGTGCCTTGGTAGCAATCCTATGCACATCACTACAACAAATT TCAATAGGGTCATTACAGAAGAAGTACTCAATAGGATCCTTTGAATTACTAAGCAAAACAGCTCCAATACAAGCACTTTCCCTTCTAACAGTTGGTCCATTCGTTGACTATTGCCTTACTAGCAAATCTCTACTCAAATACAACTACACTTTTGGTGCATTT TGTTTCATATTACTCTCATGCTCCCTAGCTGTGTTCTGCAACATCAGTCAATATCTATGCATCGGGCGATTCTCGGCCGTATCATTCCAGGTTTTAGGTCATATGAAGACAGTATGCGTGCTGATGTTGGGGTGGCTGCTGTTTGATTCAGAGATGACACTGAAAAACATATCAGGGATGGTACTTGCAATTGTCGGGATGGTGGTTTATAGCTGGGCAGTTGAAAATGAGAAAAAAGGCAATGTAAAGGCCATTCCTCAGATAAAAAGCCAACTTTCAGATGAGGAGTTGATGTTGATGAAAGAGGGTATGGATGACAGTAGTTTGAGAGATGAAGAGCTTGGTCAAGtttcaaaatga
- the LOC103490433 gene encoding UDP-rhamnose/UDP-galactose transporter 3-like isoform X2 has translation MEDRKSSSSVSDVGAWSMNIFSSVGIIMANKQLMSQTGFAFSFATTLTGFHFSVTALIGWISNATGYSESKSVPFWELLWFSIIANTSIAAMNFSLMLNSVGFYQISKLSMIPVVCVLEWILHGKQYSREVKMAVAVVVVGVGVCTVTDVKVNAKGFLCALVAILCTSLQQISIGSLQKKYSIGSFELLSKTAPIQALSLLTVGPFVDYCLTSKSLLKYNYTFGAFCFILLSCSLAVFCNISQYLCIGRFSAVSFQVLGHMKTVCVLMLGWLLFDSEMTLKNISGMVLAIVGMVVYSWAVENEKKGNVKAIPQIKSQLSDEELMLMKEGMDDSSLRDEELGQVSK, from the exons ATGGAGGATAGAAAATCGTCATCCTCTGTATCAGATGTTGGAGCTTGGAGTATGAATATTTTCAGCTCTGTGGGCATTATTATGGCTAATAAGCAACTCATGTCTCAAACTGGCTTTGCATTTTCCTTTG CTACAACTTTAACTGGATTTCACTTTTCTGTCACTGCATTAATTGGTTGGATTTCAAATGCCACTGGCTATTCTGAATCAAAGTCTGTTCCCTTTTGGGAGCTTCTTTGGTTCTCCATTATCGCCAACACCTCGATAGCAGCCATGAACTTCAGCCTCATGTTAAACTCTGTTGGATTTTATCAG ATATCAAAACTAAGCATGATTCCAGTGGTTTGTGTACTAGAGTGGATTCTTCATGGAAAACAATACTCAAGGGAAGTGAAGATGGCTGTTGCCGTGGTCGTTGTCGGTGTTGGAGTCTGTACTGTAACTGATGTCAAAGTTAATGCCAAAGGCTTTCTTTGTGCCTTGGTAGCAATCCTATGCACATCACTACAACAAATT TCAATAGGGTCATTACAGAAGAAGTACTCAATAGGATCCTTTGAATTACTAAGCAAAACAGCTCCAATACAAGCACTTTCCCTTCTAACAGTTGGTCCATTCGTTGACTATTGCCTTACTAGCAAATCTCTACTCAAATACAACTACACTTTTGGTGCATTT TGTTTCATATTACTCTCATGCTCCCTAGCTGTGTTCTGCAACATCAGTCAATATCTATGCATCGGGCGATTCTCGGCCGTATCATTCCAGGTTTTAGGTCATATGAAGACAGTATGCGTGCTGATGTTGGGGTGGCTGCTGTTTGATTCAGAGATGACACTGAAAAACATATCAGGGATGGTACTTGCAATTGTCGGGATGGTGGTTTATAGCTGGGCAGTTGAAAATGAGAAAAAAGGCAATGTAAAGGCCATTCCTCAGATAAAAAGCCAACTTTCAGATGAGGAGTTGATGTTGATGAAAGAGGGTATGGATGACAGTAGTTTGAGAGATGAAGAGCTTGGTCAAGtttcaaaatga